The following are encoded together in the Chanodichthys erythropterus isolate Z2021 chromosome 16, ASM2448905v1, whole genome shotgun sequence genome:
- the LOC137003503 gene encoding C2 calcium-dependent domain-containing protein 4C has translation MWLLEKIRGSVEGNVLWQGDSADKQSKAPTYCNVLTPDKIPDFFIPPKLVCCPPEEETPEMKPKNGLHSSTSEQTICCKTPQGSPRSPRLINKLAGDTKNLLKAANRHIIQIESADDLVVGEVGDLNTNADPQSQTAMSLPYVPKAQTSYGFATLMESPHTRRKESLFHSDPTSPLTSPNTQRKSQGNHLNPSDCNTSHSNPYRYFSGGESDTCSSAESSPFNSPLLSRSASLLKMFTHETQAKVSRAKRSFARHSSLSTDECSSVETSPNIQRRFRCPPSPAFRGRKYGGNMDRFTQHTVNLHKGGTLRLCTDYDIDAARLHVRVLAAEDLYDKQFDVKSINCCVALYLNPGKLQKQRSTIIKNSRNPVFNEDFYFDSLPVAQVKNLAIKMKVVNKGTSLKRDNLLGEREVPLKDLLSGI, from the coding sequence ATGTGGCTGCTGGAAAAGATCCGCGGTTCAGTGGAGGGAAACGTTCTCTGGCAGGGAGACTCGGCGGACAAACAGAGCAAAGCCCCCACCTACTGCAATGTCCTCACCCCTGACAAGATTCCTGACTTCTTTATTCCACCCAAATTGGTGTGCTGCCCACCAGAGGAGGAGACGCCAGAGATGAAGCCAAAAAACGGGCTCCACTCTTCAACATCAGAGCAGACCATATGCTGCAAGACGCCGCAGGGCAGTCCGCGCAGCCCACGCCTCATTAACAAGTTGGCTGGAGACACCAAGAACTTGCTCAAAGCTGCAAACCGCCACATCATCCAGATTGAGAGCGCAGATGACTTGGTGGTTGGGGAAGTGGGTGACCTCAACACGAACGCCGACCCGCAGTCCCAAACGGCCATGTCCCTGCCTTACGTACCCAAAGCACAAACCTCCTACGGTTTCGCCACGCTCATGGAAAGTCCTCACACGAGACGTAAAGAGTCCCTCTTTCACAGCGACCCCACAAGTCCGCTCACCTCACCCAACACCCAACGCAAGTCGCAGGGTAACCACTTAAACCCCAGCGACTGTAACACCTCCCACTCCAACCCCTACCGGTACTTCAGCGGAGGGGAGAGCGACACTTGCTCTTCGGCCGAGTCCTCCCCATTCAACTCCCCTCTACTATCCCGTTCCGCATCCCTCCTCAAGATGTTCACCCACGAAACCCAAGCCAAAGTATCCCGGGCCAAGCGCTCCTTCGCCAGGCACAGTTCTCTCTCCACGGATGAGTGCAGCTCCGTGGAGACCAGCCCGAATATTCAGAGGCGCTTCCGTTGCCCTCCTTCCCCTGCTTTCCGAGGACGGAAATACGGAGGTAACATGGATCGCTTCACGCAGCACACCGTCAACCTCCACAAGGGAGGAACTCTACGCCTCTGCACAGACTACGATATTGACGCCGCCAGGCTTCACGTCCGCGTGCTGGCAGCCGAGGACCTCTACGATAAGCAGTTTGACGTGAAGAGCATCAATTGTTGCGTGGCTCTGTACCTGAACCCGGGAAAGCTCCAGAAACAACGGAGCACCATTATCAAGAACAGCCGCAACCCCGTCTTCAATGAGGACTTCTACTTTGACTCCCTTCCTGTTGCACAGGTGAAAAACCTTGCCATCAAGATGAAGGTTGTCAACAAGGGCACCAGTCTGAAGAGAGACAACCTTCTGGGAGAGAGGGAGGTACCCTTGAAGGATCTGCTTTCTGGAATCTAG